In Schaalia sp. JY-X169, the following are encoded in one genomic region:
- the groL gene encoding chaperonin GroEL (60 kDa chaperone family; promotes refolding of misfolded polypeptides especially under stressful conditions; forms two stacked rings of heptamers to form a barrel-shaped 14mer; ends can be capped by GroES; misfolded proteins enter the barrel where they are refolded when GroES binds), giving the protein MAKIISYDEEARRGMERGLNQLADTVKVTLGPRGRNVVLDKKWGAPTITKDGVSVAKEIELDDPFERIGAELVKEVAKRTDDVAGDGTTTATVLAQALVREGLRNVAAGANPLALKKGIEVSVDAVVEELHKGATPIETTDQIAATASISANDTEIGALIAEAFEKVGAEGVVTVEETNSFDTTLETTEGMRFDKGFLSAYFVTDAERQEAVLEDAYILLVEGKISSIKDLLPLLEKVMQTSKPLLIIAEDVEGEALATLVVNRIRGIFKSVAVKAPGFGDRRKAILQDIAILTGATVISETVGLSLETADLDSLGTARKVVVTKDETTIVDGGGDKDALEARVKQIRAEIENSDSEYDKEKLSERLAKLSGGVAIIKSGAATEVELKERKHRIEDAIRNARAASEEGIVAGGGVALLQAAEKVLSDLGLKGDEETGMAIVRAAVAEPLRQIAANAGFEAGVVVDRVRHLPAGEGLNATTGEYGDLLAEGIADPVKVTRSALQNAASIAAMFLTTEAVVADKPEPAAPAGAGDDMGGMY; this is encoded by the coding sequence ATGGCAAAGATCATTTCTTATGATGAAGAAGCACGCCGTGGCATGGAGCGTGGCCTCAACCAGCTTGCTGACACCGTCAAGGTGACGCTCGGCCCGCGTGGTCGTAACGTCGTCCTCGACAAGAAGTGGGGCGCACCGACCATCACTAAAGATGGCGTCTCGGTTGCGAAAGAGATCGAACTTGACGATCCGTTCGAGCGCATTGGTGCTGAACTGGTTAAGGAAGTGGCCAAGCGTACTGATGATGTTGCTGGCGATGGAACTACGACGGCTACCGTCCTCGCTCAGGCACTGGTACGTGAAGGGCTGCGCAACGTGGCTGCTGGCGCTAACCCCCTCGCTCTGAAGAAGGGCATTGAGGTTTCTGTCGACGCGGTCGTGGAAGAACTGCACAAGGGTGCAACACCCATTGAAACCACGGATCAGATCGCGGCGACAGCATCAATTTCGGCAAATGATACAGAGATTGGCGCACTGATTGCCGAGGCATTTGAGAAGGTCGGTGCCGAGGGCGTTGTGACGGTTGAAGAGACCAACTCTTTTGACACCACGCTTGAAACCACAGAGGGCATGCGCTTCGACAAGGGCTTCCTCTCGGCATACTTTGTGACTGATGCCGAGCGTCAGGAAGCGGTCCTTGAAGATGCCTACATCCTGCTTGTTGAAGGAAAGATCTCCTCGATCAAGGATCTGCTCCCTCTCCTTGAGAAGGTTATGCAGACCTCAAAGCCGCTGCTGATCATTGCTGAGGATGTTGAGGGCGAAGCCCTTGCGACGCTGGTTGTGAACAGAATTCGTGGCATTTTCAAGTCGGTTGCCGTGAAGGCTCCGGGCTTTGGTGATCGTCGCAAGGCCATCTTGCAGGACATCGCCATCCTGACGGGTGCAACGGTTATCTCTGAGACAGTTGGCCTGTCTCTTGAGACTGCCGACTTGGATTCACTTGGCACCGCACGCAAGGTTGTTGTCACCAAGGATGAAACCACCATCGTTGACGGTGGCGGTGACAAGGATGCGCTGGAGGCTCGCGTCAAGCAGATCCGCGCAGAAATCGAGAACTCTGACTCTGAGTACGACAAGGAAAAGCTCTCGGAACGTCTGGCCAAGCTCTCCGGTGGCGTTGCCATCATCAAGTCGGGCGCGGCCACTGAAGTTGAGTTGAAGGAACGTAAGCACCGCATTGAGGATGCTATCCGCAATGCTCGCGCTGCATCGGAAGAGGGAATCGTTGCCGGTGGTGGCGTCGCTCTGCTGCAGGCTGCAGAGAAGGTTCTTTCCGACCTCGGCCTCAAGGGTGACGAAGAGACTGGTATGGCAATCGTTCGGGCAGCAGTTGCAGAGCCATTGCGTCAGATTGCTGCCAATGCGGGCTTCGAAGCAGGCGTTGTTGTCGACCGTGTCCGTCATCTGCCAGCAGGCGAGGGACTGAATGCGACAACCGGTGAGTACGGGGACCTCCTTGCTGAGGGTATTGCCGACCCGGTGAAGGTGACGCGTTCTGCTCTTCAGAACGCGGCATCGATCGCAGCAATGTTCCTGACCACCGAAGCCGTTGTGGCTGACAAGCCAGAGCCAGCAGCCCCAGCAGGCGCCGGCGATGACATGGGTGGCATGTACTAG
- a CDS encoding LytR C-terminal domain-containing protein — translation MSETYPRDDFDGVPEGNPVGVHRRTRNPWAPVVPFLLVLVLVPLLAWGVATLIQRNVPQAEVGAAQSQSQPQSQQVQPTTDQAQSDVVIPDSNVPTAAPDDPGATPDEPAEPTEPEGTVDFAAAVTVLNGTTISGYAAEFAGYVTNAGFTNVTATNASTWPTDQNTVFYPSAELRATAEAVAAAAGITNVVESGFEEAPGSIVVFLIN, via the coding sequence GTGAGCGAAACGTATCCAAGAGATGACTTTGACGGCGTTCCTGAAGGAAACCCTGTTGGCGTCCACCGACGTACCCGTAACCCGTGGGCTCCAGTCGTGCCGTTCTTACTGGTGTTGGTGTTGGTCCCACTACTTGCGTGGGGCGTTGCAACACTCATTCAACGAAACGTGCCCCAGGCCGAGGTCGGGGCTGCGCAGTCGCAGTCACAACCGCAGTCGCAACAGGTCCAGCCCACTACGGATCAAGCCCAAAGTGACGTTGTGATTCCGGATTCAAACGTCCCCACGGCGGCCCCTGACGATCCTGGTGCAACACCTGACGAGCCAGCAGAGCCAACGGAACCTGAGGGCACTGTGGATTTCGCAGCGGCTGTGACAGTGCTCAATGGGACAACAATCTCTGGCTATGCGGCTGAGTTTGCGGGATATGTGACGAATGCCGGCTTTACGAATGTGACTGCCACAAATGCATCCACGTGGCCGACAGATCAGAACACTGTGTTCTATCCGTCTGCTGAGCTGCGCGCTACTGCAGAGGCAGTCGCGGCAGCCGCTGGGATTACGAACGTCGTTGAAAGCGGCTTTGAAGAAGCCCCGGGTTCAATCGTGGTGTTCCTGATCAACTAG
- a CDS encoding uracil-DNA glycosylase, translating into MPQPLENVIDPGWAHALRPVEDDIHAMGVMLREEMASGRTYLPEPENILRAFCYPFEDVKVLIVGQDPYPTVGDAVGLSFAVAPDMPLPASLRNIYQELTSDLGCAPPSNGDLSKWADQGVCLLNRVLTVEPGRPGSHRGRGWEKITEQAIKSLVARNKPLVAVLWGRDAASLKPLLGSTATIESPHPSPLSAYRGFFGSKPFSTANRILEDEGASPIEWC; encoded by the coding sequence ATGCCGCAGCCCCTAGAGAACGTGATCGATCCCGGATGGGCGCATGCGCTGCGACCTGTTGAGGACGATATTCACGCCATGGGAGTTATGCTCCGCGAGGAGATGGCGAGCGGGCGAACGTACCTGCCGGAACCCGAGAACATTCTGCGTGCGTTTTGCTACCCGTTCGAGGACGTCAAGGTCCTCATTGTCGGTCAGGACCCGTATCCGACAGTCGGAGATGCCGTTGGACTATCCTTCGCGGTCGCACCCGACATGCCTCTTCCAGCGTCGCTGCGTAACATCTACCAAGAGCTAACAAGCGACCTGGGTTGCGCACCCCCAAGCAATGGTGATCTTTCCAAGTGGGCCGACCAGGGGGTGTGTCTTCTCAATCGAGTTCTTACCGTGGAACCCGGCAGACCTGGCTCACATCGAGGCAGAGGGTGGGAGAAAATAACGGAGCAGGCGATCAAATCCCTGGTCGCGCGGAACAAACCGCTGGTGGCAGTTCTCTGGGGACGCGACGCGGCCTCCCTGAAACCCCTCCTCGGTTCGACAGCAACTATCGAGTCGCCTCACCCATCACCGCTATCAGCCTACCGTGGCTTCTTCGGTTCCAAACCGTTCTCTACCGCGAACCGCATTCTTGAGGACGAGGGCGCCTCACCGATCGAATGGTGTTGA